In Archocentrus centrarchus isolate MPI-CPG fArcCen1 chromosome 1, fArcCen1, whole genome shotgun sequence, the following proteins share a genomic window:
- the cep20 gene encoding centrosomal protein 20: MATITELKCALRETLESRGVLGQLKARIRAEVFSALDDQREPRPPLSHENLLINELIREYLEFNKYRYTASVLTAESGQPEVPLDRQFLASELKVAEDPSSKSVPLLYGLVSHFLNSSDNGGKVFLRGAAAVNTAPRTEA, encoded by the exons ATGGCGACCATCACTGAACTAAAGTGTG CTTTGAGGGAAACGCTGGAATCCCGCGGTGTGCTGGGCCAGCTGAAGGCTCGCATCCGGGCGGAGGTGTTCAGCGCCCTGGATGACCAGCGTGAACCGCGACCGCCCCTGTCCCATGAAAACCTGCTCATCAACGAGCTCATCCGGGAGTACCTGGAATTCAACAAGTACAGGTACACAGCGTCGGTACTGACGGCAG AGTCGGGCCAACCCGAAGTTCCTTTGGACAGACAGTTCCTGGCAAGTGAGCTGAAAGTTGCAGAGGATCCAAGCTCCAAGTCGGT ACCTCTTTTGTACGGCTTAGTGTCCCACTTCCTGAACAGCAGTGATAATGGAGGGAAGGTGTTTCTGCgaggtgctgctgctgttaacaCAGCTCCCAGAACGGAGGCctaa